GCGATTCAAATAAATATGTTGATAAATATTTGTAATTGtttttgctttattttatttttttttcaaaaattggtcaacatatacatatattccCAAAGCCTGTGATTCAAATAAATATGTTGGTATATAtttgtaattttttatttttattttttcaaatattgGTCAACATATATATTCCCAAAGCTTGTGATTCAAATAAATATGTTGGTatatatttgtaatttttttttttttttgaaaatttgtCAATGGGGAAATGAATGAAGCTACAGCTCCGATGGCAACACAACCATTAGAGGGGGTAGGTTTTCACTTTCCCTCCCTATGCAGTATATAATAAACTTAACAGTGTAACTATtcctgctgaatgtggagctgccagggaagaggaaaagacgaaggtcacagaggaggtttatggatgtggtgagggaggacatgcaggtggctggtgcgacagaggaagatgcagaggacaggaagagatggaaacagatgatcccctgtggcgccccctaacgggagcagccgaaagtagtagtagtagtagtaatagtaatagtaatagcagCAGTGTAACTATTCCCCTGCTCAATTTGGCTGCCTTAAATATTGGTGAATTATCTTACAAAAATTAAAAGGAGAATTTACTGTCACAACTATGCACAGAATTTAACACAAACTGGTTGGTCAACTGGTAACAATGTATGTGAAAATGCAAAAAAGTGCTTCAAAATATAATCACAGTTAGCAATTCTATCTACAAAATAAAAACTTTTAACAAGTGACGAGTTAGAACCAATAGGTTCGCAATGCAAAAATAACACACAGAACTTACACGGTACATATTAAGAACTGAACTTTTTGCACTGAAAATCAATTTGTTCAGTATAAGGAGACATTTTCTAAGGTTGCAATACTGTAGCtttaaacctaaaaaaaaaaaaaaaaagaaaacacacaaactagTAACTGTAAGAGACAACAGTTCATAAAAGTGCTGTATTATGATATTTCATTCAAAACATTTGTGGTTAGAATTTTCAAGTATCTCGCAGACACTACGCCCTATATTACACACCAACCTCCATACACCAGATTCAACAGAGCGGCAGTATGAACACAGCTGTAAAGAGAAGAAGTTGTTCGTTAAATGGGCTGGATGAACAGGAGGGATGTTGCCACCTGAACATATATTACAAACTCTAAATGTATGtcataaatgtatccagatgaactgatttaatctTCTTTGATCTATGCAACATTGGTGGCAGCAATAGCTGGCTTCAATTCCACTGTTGTCTCTCCTCAGCTACGATGCAAAATACACCTGAGACGAACCAAATAACCTCTTGTACTTCAACAAAATGAGTACAGAGGATGCAAAGTATAACTAAGGTTTAAGCCATGAGGATCATTGTCATTTGAGGGATTCACACCACATCCATGCCCAGGCCTCGAGCAACCTCAGTTAGGGCCTGGACTGCTCCTAATGTTCCACTGGAGTCACAGTCCTCCAGGGGTAATCCACTGGGCTCATCCTCAATGTGAGGAATGCTATTCATGATGCAGTAGACAGGAGAATCACTGCCACGTGGGCTGGGTTGAGACGACATGTCCTCTCCCCCAGATATCTCTGAAGAAGAGCTGGACGTGGAACAagaggagggggaagaggagCCCGCAGGAGAACCATGGCCACTCTTTGCCGAGGCAGTGGCTCTCTTGGTCTGACCACTGGTGCTGGGGCCCTTCCGGGAAACCTGGCGCCTCTTGGCCATGTTCTTCATGATCTCCTGGGTCACCTCCACTGTCTCATACCGCACCATGTTCAATTTCAGATAGCCGTCTTCATCCTCTTTGTATCTGTCCAATAAACGTATTAAACAAACAAGTCCCTTTTTTATTATACTTATACAACATTGTTTGCGAATGCATGAAAGGAAAAGGGCATCCTAGAAAAAAGGGCATACTGGTAGCATATTCACTGTGAAGTCATGTCTGAAGAAAATATATTATTGGTAAATCCTCTGTGAAGCCATATCTAAAGAAAAAGTCAGACTGCTGGTATATTCTTCATGAGGTCTTCTGAAGAAAAGGCTATATTAGTGGTATATTCACTATTATATCATATTTGAAGGTCATATTAGTGGTGCATTCACTGAATTCTTACCTAAAGCGTGAGTGCCCAGATGGCCATTTCAGCTGGTGTTTCTTCCGTAGGTGTAGGGTGAGTGTGTAACACCAGGAGAACGTCCTATCACAAATATGGCATTTGTATTTGGAGACCATGCCACCCTGTCAGTAATAATCAAATAATAATGTtataaacaacaaaaaacaaacaaacagagcaATCACCATCAAGCCAGAAACAATCAAGATGACTGGAGCCTGTAAATTATGAAAGAAATAAGCTGTGAGTAAACTCAAGAGTGACTCTCCTCAGTACTGTCTGGCAACACTTCAAATTCAACTTTAACGGACAACAAAGTAAATTTGCACATACTAGAAATTTGTCATGGTGGAATGCTCATCAAGATCAAGATACAAGGACATAAATATCCATCTACTTGCCCTCCATCTGACAATATCCATCTACATAACTTAGATTCCTGAAATATCTCTGGATATCCCATTGGCAAGGAAGTGAGGAATAAGCGAATGACACAGAATGCAAAAAGCAGGAATAAAACTCCAAATAGGTAAAATCAGCGTTCATGTCAGACCTCATGTACTCTCTTGTAATGCTGGCTCATACTGTGCGCCATACGAGAGGAATAATCACATCCCTCTACTGTGCAGTGGTAGGCAGCCCCTTCGTTGTGAGTCTCCATGTGCTTCCGCAGGTCATGCCGGTTCTTGAAGCTGTGATAGTTCATAGATAGAGACAGCAACGTGCTACATTATTTCCAGATGCTCAAATTATATTATTGCATTAAAAAGGAAGAATTTAAAGCAAAGGAACCCAAAAACCAATCCAGATTGGAATCATAAACCAATGGAATTATTGTGATCAAACAGTCCACTTAAAAAGACAATTTTGGGTCTTTCATACACATGaagccaaaaaaataaaagaaaacaatgttTTAAAAGCAAGGTAATTCAAGTAACTGAATATCAAAATCCCCAATTTTTTTCCTGCTTACTCTAGTGATACTGAACAGCAGCACCACCACCTCCGCTACCAAATAGCCACCTCTGCTATTACCTAGGCTTACTTTCACCACACTCTGAACTACTCCTCCAAGGTACAGCTGCTGACTACAGCAAACCACTTGTCTCGGAGGCCTACCTGCTCTCACAGAAGTCGCACGGGAAAGGTCGCTCATCACAATGGCGGAACTTCACGTGGATCTTCAGGGTTGCCAAAGTAGTGCAAGTCATGTCACACAAGGGACACTTGATATGATTCACTGGAAATGACAACGATGATTATGTATGTTACATATAGGGTATAATGAATTGTACACAAACTGTAACATACAGAAAAGCATCAAATATTGAAAGACATAGCTGATAAAAAAAATATTACCATGCTGACGCACATGGTCCCTCAAGAGCCTCTCGTTGGCAAAAGCTTTACCGCAATGTTCACATTTCAAGGATCCTGttgaaatgaaattaaaaaaaagtaaaaacagtaaaatgtaaataaaaatataaataacaATAGATGCTGGTTTTAATTAAAACATTTCACACAGCAAAGTCTTAAGCAAGCTGCTGCAACTCAACCAGCCGTTTCTCACCTTCTGGCGTAGCCTGCCTGTGGAGGTGGTCAAAAAACTTTGTGTTGCTGGAGAACATACAGCCGCACGTGGGGCAGGCCACAACTCTCTCCTGGGTGTGGCTGCGTAAATGTTCTCTTAGACGGTACTTGATCTTGAAGAAAGCATCACAGCCTGTGATGGAAACACGATGACAGCAACAGAGCAAAAAGTTGAGTTTAGACCATCAGTGTATGTCAATGTCAATGAAGTGGTAGGTAATATAATCAACGTTTCCATCTGAATGCCaagcaattttaaaaaaaactgttctGAAAATTGAAAAGAATTCATATGTGAATTGGTTGCATGTTGATTAGCTTGTTTTAAGCAATCAAACAATCTCCATGTGCTCAGTGCTACAacatcaaaaaaaagaaaagaaaaatgaagaaTGGTGGACAAGAATTACTTCCCATTAGAGCCTTATGAAAATGCTGTATCCTACATTTAACTGAAGAATGTaactattattaaaaaaaaatcacttatcgCCCTCAAGCAAACATAAGCAACATTTTTACAATACTTGGGatatcaaagaaagctgaatcagttcacctggatacgtttattgacagatatgtttcatcactcatctaagtattctcttcagtctaaactgactgcaggtatccccacccttataaacaacatagttgtgtaacgaccgaaaccaacaatcagtttcagttTCGCCAACAGCCACAccaacatgtgccctggctctgccaaatgacagaagctaggcaggtatatgggcttggctagtactttgaTGGGAGACCGCCCGGGAAAAATGAGTTCCTGCcgtaagtggtgttggtgggtcagtagggggcagtcgtccctctggtcctaataaaaacaacaaatatcaaaatcccaatgccccagtgcagtgacggggacattgtgctgtaggcgatgccgtccttcggatgagacgttaaaccgaggtcctgactcactgtggtcattaaagatcccacagcacttatcgcaaagagtaaagGGTTCCCCAGTGTCTTGGAAAAATTCCCAATCtgactctctctatctctccaccTAATCTTCTcctcatgtaattggctcaatgattcctccctctccacctcaagctgatatgtggtgagcattctggcgcaaaatggctgccgtgcatcacccaggtgggtgctacacatttgtggtggttgaagtgagttacccccttcaatgtgaagcgctctgggtgtctagaaaagtgctatatagacgtaatgagtattattattattgagcatgcatcaagacatggctAGTAAAACACTATTCATTTAACCTCCCCTTGTCCAGTCATACCTGTCCAATGGCAAAAGAAAGCCTGTTGCTGTTGTGAGAGAGGCTGCTGTTCAGTACACTGAACATGGTTGTCTACATGGCGGTAGAACCACTCAGGATTGTTAAATGTACTctgttgaaagaaaaaaaaatcttcgaTTTCACATGGGTAGCAGAGTGCTAACAACAATTATTTTGAGATCTACATGAGTGTATTTCATTTAAAAAGTCTGTATCATTGATTGTGTAGCTACCAATGTGCTCTACTTAAACTCATTTTGAcagtgtatgtatacacacatcaCAGTACTCCCAGTGGCAGGCAAGTGGGCCTTCagaaactaagttgttgttgtgtgggtccTGGTTGCAGCTGGGGAGGTTCGCATGGGCTGTTAGCAGCTGTGTTCCAATGAACTTCAGCTTTGCATGGTAGGTGTGAAAGTAAGCGTGGACTTCAAGTTTCTGACGGTTACCCATGGCCAAGAACTCGCAGCCGTTCCAGATACAAGCATAATCATCTAAACAAGGAGGAATAATGAACATGTACTGTAATGAAGACAAGAAGGTTATCAGATGATGTAGTgggtgaaggaaaaaaaaaaagaggagttattgctgtgtttagctaATAACAGTTGACATCCCAGACTAAAAGCTTGGGTCTACTGACATTTAGACATGCTCCAAATAAAGGTCAAACGTGCACGGCACGTAAGCATGCATCCTCTTCACCCACCAAGTTCCTCCATAGCGTCTCTGTCTCCCAAATGCTCCTTCAAGTGCAGTGACATATGCTCACTCAGCTCCTCCATGGTGGTGCCCTCGAAGGTGCACGATGCCCACTCACACCTAATCAACAGGTTATTGAGATCCCTCTTCTTTGCCATGGTGACTAGAGAACACGGTGTTGCTAGTTATAGATGCTCACACCTGACCCTCACCACCTgagaagtaaaaaaaacaacaacaccgcCATTACAAAAATACAACTAAAAACGTGCAGCTTAACTGGTCAGGTATTACATGGCTATTACACGACACAGTAATGGCTGACATTTGGTACACGCTCCCCAGAGCTGACCTGGCTTCTTTTTACGTTACGTGCTGTGTACACGTATTGAACTTGGTAAAGGGAGCTTTGCTAGTTACTCGGCATTACAAGCCAAAGCCAGCTTGCGACTTGGTGCCCCGCCGCTCGACACTCGCCCAAACCCAAAGGGGCTGATCGCGGTTCGGGTTTATACAAAGTCAAAACCCTCAAAGTCGCCGGTTTTATACATCGGTGTTGTACACGAAGGGACGCTTGGCTCCAAACTACCGGCCCTCTAGGGAAGAGACAAAACAAACCACGTTAACTTCCCACTCCACTGTCGGCGGAGGGCGCGTAACCCCTAACAACCAGTTTACGGGACAGCGGCCCCGGGGGACCCCCTCGCAGCGCCTTCGTCCCACGGAAACAAATACAGTTTAAATAAATACGCGCCCCGAGCTCCGCATCCGGCGAAACGAAGGCGTAACTTAAAGCCACCTCGACAACATTCGCTAACTTACGGCTCCGCAAGCCAACGCCGCCACCGTCTTTCCCTCCACCGTTTGGTTTACTTCCTGTTACGCGCACACCGGAAGTGCTTTTTCTTCGCGAGTTTCGGTACAGGAAGTAGGGAGCGACGGGGGCTCGCCGTGCGGCAAAAACTCAACACTAAAACGTTGAATCGCTCGTCGTATCGACGATTAATCTTTATCGGTGTGCACACTAAGAAacaacgttgttgttgttgttgtctgccTTTGTATGTGGCGCTGGGTGAACGTCCGTGTGgagttattgtagcgaattcggggggcagtctgggagaccgtcgccagagccgggacgcgaacccgtgtctcccactccgcaagcaacaacgttaaccagtcgactagagcagtgtttctcaaccgggggtccgcggacccctagtggtccgtggtgtgattgcaaggggtccgtgaaaataaaatatctttaaaaaaaagatcctatgacatttataggaataggattattttactcaaatgtgactgagacctttatctacctaaactataaagggtaacaggacttttttctctaattacatgtttcacaagtgtaatttgttgtattttaataagagatctcgctcccgtttgcattgttaaaagttactgcataagaattctgttttgttacatatatctgaaagttactgaatacatattctgttttgttacatatatctgaaagttactgaatacatattctgttttgttacatatatctgaaagttactgaatacatattctgttttgttacatatatctgaaagttactgaatacatattctgttttgttacatatatctgaaagttactgaatacatattctgttttgttacatatatctgaaagttactgcataagaattctgttttgttacatatatctgaaagttactgaatacatattctgttttgttacatatatatctgaaagttgctgaatacatattctgttttgttacatatatctgaaagttactgaatacatattctgttttgttacatatatctgaaagttgctgaatacatattctgttttgttacatatatctgaaagttactgcatacatattctgttgttacatatatctgagttactgcgtaagaattctgttttgttaactatatctaagttacaactgaaagctcttatttttgccccaaagagtgaataaatgctataatgcaatttaaaatgtagtttctactgtttctatcaaactgcaacccccctcccccaagatcaggtggaggggtcctcagggtagatccaaaatacgcagggggtccaggaccccaaaaaggttgagaaccactggactagagggtcagacccgcgagccagcggccagcgtgtcttcttatccatgcacgttacaatgtaTACTTAACACAAAAAGaagggaaatgtgtgtttggtagattatttctttgttgtaacgatgcttcttggcaattaatcttacaccgttggaaagcctgtttatttcccttttaaatggcgctacatgtgtaaggaacaggcatttgtgggatgagcagcagagctgagcatgtgggttgcgcccatgaaaaatgtgccaaatcttctctgccaatgccaaacagcttgttttgctgttgctattgactcttgttttgagcttctggtgccccaggtgctgaccatcagctgcccTGATatcagatttactgccaagaagcattgttacaacaaagacatcatctaccaaacatgcatttccttactttttgtgctgagtTTAGTTCCCCCACATTGGGGCTGTCTTAAATCTTCATTACACAAATTCATAGTATACATCAAAGTAAGCAGTGTCAATCTAATCCAAGTTATAGACAGCTACAGTAATTATTTCAATGGGAATACACATCACTTTAGACTTATTCTGAAAACAGTGACTATATTAGTTGTTGTCTAATGACGATCACTTACTGAAGGTCAGAGTTTATACACCTTTACCGCTACATCGCTGGTTACACTGTAACCACCGCAGTTGATTAATGTTGCTGCACATTGTTTGCCAGCATTGCCACTCTGCTCACATTGCTGCCAAGGGTCTCAAGTGAATCCTTTTCTTAAAGTGCAATTGCAGTTTATAATTTTTCAGTGTTTGCTTTTTGTCTTGAACTGGAGCTGCTTGTTATACACCATTTTTAAAATGTAATAAAACCAATTCATTCAATATAGTAACTATAATTCTAGATTTGGTATCCTTCAGCTAGTGATCTGTGATGATTTACCATCTGGGGTTTCTATGGTGCCCCCTTCTTAGAACCGTTGAATTAAATGTAAGCTCTCTTTGTAAATTCAAAACACGACAGGTTATACCTGTCCTCTACCCATAATTACATGATGAGAGGGAGAATTGTACTCCCACAATTGCTTCAAACAAGTTGAAAACACAGTCCGAGTTACCCACAGGTACTCACCATGTCCACCATCTATATGTAGAGGAAGTTTTCTCTTGACGCTGAGGGGGAGTAAAATACGATGGGCTGTTCTTAACAAAAGAGAGGCACAACTTTTATTTTTAGATGTGAACAAGGAAATCGACTCATAGCGGACTGCATGGGTTGGGAAAGA
This DNA window, taken from Lampris incognitus isolate fLamInc1 chromosome 7, fLamInc1.hap2, whole genome shotgun sequence, encodes the following:
- the zgc:112083 gene encoding histone H4 transcription factor is translated as MAKKRDLNNLLIRCEWASCTFEGTTMEELSEHMSLHLKEHLGDRDAMEELDDYACIWNGCEFLAMGNRQKLEVHAYFHTYHAKLKFIGTQLLTAHANLPSCNQDPHNNNLVSEGPLACHWEYCDSTFNNPEWFYRHVDNHVQCTEQQPLSQQQQAFFCHWTGCDAFFKIKYRLREHLRSHTQERVVACPTCGCMFSSNTKFFDHLHRQATPEGSLKCEHCGKAFANERLLRDHVRQHVNHIKCPLCDMTCTTLATLKIHVKFRHCDERPFPCDFCESSFKNRHDLRKHMETHNEGAAYHCTVEGCDYSSRMAHSMSQHYKRVHEGGMVSKYKCHICDRTFSWCYTLTLHLRKKHQLKWPSGHSRFRYKEDEDGYLKLNMVRYETVEVTQEIMKNMAKRRQVSRKGPSTSGQTKRATASAKSGHGSPAGSSSPSSCSTSSSSSEISGGEDMSSQPSPRGSDSPVYCIMNSIPHIEDEPSGLPLEDCDSSGTLGAVQALTEVARGLGMDVV